The DNA window ACTCTCGTTCTCATTAAACCTGATGGTGTGCAACGAGCATTAAGCGGACGTGTTATTCAACGTTTTGAAGACGTTGGTCTTAAAATCGTTGGCATGAAAATGAAATGGATTGACGCTTCATTTTCTAAAAAACACTATGCTGCGCTTGTAAGCAAACCTTTTTATCCGGGTCTTGAGAAAATGATTACGGAAGGTCCAGTCATTGCCATGGTTCTTGAGGGACTTCATGCAGTAGAACTTGTTCGTAAAATGGTAGGATCAACTGAACCTAAATCAGCTGCACCAGGAACGATACGTGGAGATTTTTCACATCATTCCTATGCCGCAACAGAT is part of the Candidatus Woesearchaeota archaeon genome and encodes:
- the ndk gene encoding nucleoside-diphosphate kinase, translating into MIERTLVLIKPDGVQRALSGRVIQRFEDVGLKIVGMKMKWIDASFSKKHYAALVSKPFYPGLEKMITEGPVIAMVLEGLHAVELVRKMVGSTEPKSAAPGTIRGDFSHHSYAATDKEGRSIKNIIHASGNLEEAKAEVALWFAGDELFTYKTVHEIHVF